The Mobula hypostoma chromosome 1, sMobHyp1.1, whole genome shotgun sequence genome includes the window ttttttattttcttgtgcACTTACTCATTTGTGGCATTAATAACAAAAGGTCTGTATATTCTTCATCCCTTTAGCAACATACCATGATGGGGGTTTCAGGGAAAGGCAGAATGTGCAGAAGGGAAGGCAGCACAGAAAGCTGAGAGCAGGATTGGAGGCAGAAGACAATGCTGTATCAGGAACATATTCAAATTCAGGGCAGGGCATCTTGTAAATTCACTTATTTTccctcttcagtgtcaacaaggaAAGTGGCCTATTAAAATTTGGGCTGGATATCGGAATCAAAGGGAACATTGGAAAAAATGGGCTCCACTCTGGGGCCTGAAAAAtatcatctactttcctggtctTATTGTTTCTCATCTCTCAATATTAAATTCAATTTGCCTCATTTCACCAGTCTGTCTGCATTCTTCTCGTGTTGGTCGCTACTGTTGCAGTTCCCAGCTTTGCATCTATCATTCCATATACCCAGGTTCAGCTTGTTAATTAACACAAAAAGCAGTGGCCCTATACCGACCCTTGTAGGACAGTTTTGCATGCATTCCATGTCAAAGCACCCTTCTACTGTCCTCATCTTTTTATCTTTATATTGAGATTCAATATTCTTTCATCTATAATTATCATCCTCCTTTTATTACAATTGGTTGGTCAATCATGTGGCATTTTGTAAATCACTTTCTGAAAGGCACGTGAAAaacattgccttgccttcatcaacactCTTCATTACTCTTTGAAATTAATCAAACACAACTTACCGTAagcaaattaattaattattgaCCCATGTTTCTCAgctttattattaattttgttgTAATTTATGTCTCAGAAGGCTTCACCCAGTTGGCTCTCAGCTAATATCCTGTTTTATTTGGTTTCCAACTTTACTCTAGGCTTAAAATCAGTCACTGTGCCTGAAATCTACTTCGAACCGCATTGCAAAGTGCAGATGACCCTTtcaaaaataaagtaaaaatagCACTTAATATTATTAAACGTTCTTTATTAAGTCACCTCATTAAAATTACGATTAAGTATACCACAATGCTAATTCAAGCAGAATGCAAATGTTAGGGAACATTTGTTGATTTGCTTAGTAGACTGGCATGGAATAGGAATAAGGCTTCTCTTCATCTGCTTGGAGATGTTGAATAGATGAATCAAAAATCAGTGtgagatatatgagcagaatatGAATGAAGTACAAATATCATGCCATTATGCAGAAGGAATTAACATTGTGTTGCAGATTCGACATAAATTACAATCTAGACAGCAAAAGAGTGTGGTTTGACAGTACTGTATAGCATCTGCATCAAGTCTGAGGATAGTTTTCTCTAAATCTTTATTGCTCAAATATGCTAAAATACGACGGCAGCAATTTCCATGATAGCTCACCCCAGTGAACAGGATACAGCATGGAAGATCCCGAAAGGCTTGTACTATATCTTTGGAAGAATTGATCAATTAACCCCAGCAGGTCCACACCACTCCCTACCCGTTGCTCTGTAAATGCTCCTCTTTCAAGTATGAGACCGAAGTATGAGTTGCATCATGAAGTCTGGTATGTTTGACAATAATGGTTCCTCAGTATGTTTGAGCCATTGTAGCAGGAGGACACTGTACTGGGTAATGGGACTTCAGGAATAGCTTGGCAAATTATGGGTCCAAAATCTAACCAGGATGTCCTGAAAGTAGTAATTGTGGGTGAACATGGGCTTGGTTGGGactcaatgcaaaaaaaactTACGGAATAGAAGATCTCTGCTTCCATATACAATGCTTACAGAATTTTACTGGGCATATTTGGTACTCTCACAGAAATTAATGATTTCTGAAATGCATCAATTAGTTTTCAGTATTATAAACCAAACcaataaacattttaaaatgttttatatGCTTTGAAGTTAGagaggagaaagtttaaaggagatatgtaGGGTAAAACTTTATTTTTCACATAGAGGGTGGTAGGTACCTAGAATGTATTGTCAACTTTGTGGTGGAAACATgtatgatagaggtgtttacatagacagacaaacaTGCAGGAATTGGGGGGATTATCAACATGTgcgggcagaagggattagttgaaTTTGGCAGCAAAATTATCAGAGAAATCGCAGGTTGAagagcctgctcctgtgctggactattctgtgttctatattgtATGTGCCTACATATACAGAACAATATACAAGAACACAACTGTTAAGTATCAACAAAAATCAAAATTCATCATCAGAAGCTATCTGTGCTTGGAATACTGCTTGGTCCCGAAGGATTTGGCCTGGATACTTTGCACTCTACAAGTAAACTGCAGTGCAAGCAAAATTAAGTGATTGGTGATTGTTgagacaaaagattctgcagattctggaaattcagagcaacacacacagaatactggaggatctcagcgggtcaggaaatgaataaacagtagatgtttctggccaagtccttcatcaggactggagaggaaccaAAAAAAAGGtgttgggaggggaaggagtacgagctagattgtgatagatgaagccaaggtgggaggggaaaggggaagcagggaggtgataggtggaaaaggtaaagggctggagaggaaagaatctgataggaaaggagagtggaccttgggagaaaggggaaggggcaccaggggaaggtgataagcagatgaggagaagagaagaggtaggaggggagtcagagtggagaattgaaaatgagggatggaggaggggaaaatTACTGtaggttagagaaatcaatgctcatgtcatcaggttggtggctTGCCTGGGagggatatgaggtgttgctcctctaactcagagtgacctcatcattgcagtagaggaggccatggactgacatgttggaatggggaggaggattgaaattaaaatggctggtcaccgggaaatcctgctttttgcggatggagtgaaggtgctcaacaaagcagtctttTAATCTACAAAGTACTTCGGCTCTCAAcaaagtagaggaggctgcatcgagaGCACTGGATATAGTAGCTGGCCcaacagcttgtactccttctcatccacccaccttcttattttggcttcttccctcttcctttccagtcccgaggaagagcctcagctcaaaacattgactgtttattcatttccatagatgttgccagacctactgagttccaccaGGTGATTGTTGACCCATGTTCCAGTTGAGGTTCTATGCTAACGAGACAACAGTGCCTGTACTCGGCACCTTACACATAGACTTTGCTGTCTAAGCAGCATTCCCCTCTGGATGTCAGAAAAGTGTTAAACTGATTGCTGAGAGCCATTTGAGATTGAAGTGTCCTCTGTCACCTTTCGGGGGATCATAGTTTCACCACTAGATGCCACTGCCTACTTTCTAACATATGTACTTCATGAGTACTGGATGAaaaatatttccttttttttccagagAAAGTCCTTGTTGTTCATGGATATCCCATCGTTATGAATACAACGTTGAATATCCATCAATCTGCTCAGCAGACAAGAGGGAGACACAAgggagtgcagatgctggaaggcaGCCAAGACCTTTTCATGCTTTGAGACATTTTAAATGAGACACAAGTGACCACAGgtagaatctgaagcaaaaaaagcaaaaaagCAAAAAATCTGCAGGAGAAATTCAGCTggttaggcagtatctgtggagaccAAGGGATAATTGGTATCTTGGGCTGGGACCTCAGAGCAGGATGTTGCAAGCTCCTGTGGGTGCTTTTGAGGTTGGGAGAAAATCCCTTCTTACCAGTGAGACAACTGGTATTTGcagaatggtaaaaaaaaatattttgagtTACCTCAGACATCAGATGGGCAAACTCAATGCCCGCAATGCCAGCAATGCCAGCAATCAAACAGTGGTTTGTTTTCGTTCTGAGAGGTTGTACCAAAAGCAACTCAACTCAACTCCAGTGGTCAATCCTTGATAGCACTTTGGAATGGTCTAGAGAGTCACACAGTTCAAGGGAAATTCAGGAAGGACAATAAATTCTTATCCTTGTTAGTGATACAttgtgaaataaaaaaaaatagctcCAGCATTCAACTCAACTTTTTCCCCAATATCTTTTAATATCTCTGACTAACAAAAGCTGCCTCAGTGAAACATCCAGGCACCCTGGACACTGTGGGTGAACATGAcatattgatgcaccatagaaagcattctgcctGGATGCAcagcagcttggtatggcaactgctccgcCTGTGACTGCAAGAAGTGACAAGCTCGGTGTTTTGTTgtacgggtgggggggggggagtgctgTCTTCAGATGCAGTGTTAGGCAGTATAACACTCAATGGTAGCCAGCATTCTGCCAGGGACAGAACAGTTTTTATCACAGATAAAACATGTGAGCACAGACACAGCgtagcacatcacaggaaccagcctccctctgtggactctgtctatacttacCGCAGTCTCTTTAAAGCAGcttgcataatcaaagaccctatacaccccagacattctcacttctcccctcttccgctgggaagaagatacaaaaccctgaaagtgcataccatcaggctcaaggacagctgttATCACACTCGAATGGACCTTTTGTACAATAAGAAGGATACTTGGTCTCACAAtcaacctcattatgatcttcctCGTTGTTATTTACTTGCACTTGATGCTCTGTTATTTAGAGCAGCAAGAACTACTGACATCACAGTATGTATCACATTTACATTAGTACGCAAAAAACTGCATGAATCTTTTTGATCTTTAAAATCTTTTGGATCAATGCTAATGAATTTTCTTTGCTCTTTTCCTCTCAGTgattcacttggcattcaggtaCTGAGTGCAAACAGGTTCCACTTAAAGCTATTATACAGAATGAGGCCACATATAATCCAGAAGTTAAAATAAATCATGTAACAATGTAAAGCAATTGTGGTTGACACTGAATGAGTTGAATCAAATCAAAGTGGAACAGCCAACACTCGCTTGCAACTGACAGGGACAGAGAAACTATACACAGCAACAAAAAGAGATCACTAAAAATAGACAGCTCGGATGTGGAAACAGTACCAAAAACTGTTTTATCCCTGGCAGAATGTTGGCTACTATTGAGTGTTATACTGTTTAACACTACATCTGAAAGACAGCATTCTCCTCAGTGCCACAACAAAGTGTGTGCTTTTCACTCTGAAGAACTCAAACTTTTTGCTCAGCATCATTGCATCTGGCTCCCATCACGTGCCCCTCCCGAGCTTGGCAATCACAGCACGGCGGCCTACTTttccagtctgtgcagatcaactAAATGTTCAAAAAACTGGGTGACGCATGGAAATACCATTGCTTTTTGTGACAGAACATCATCTTCTTAAAAGTATTGGATAATTCGGGATCTCGGAATGCATAAATAAGAGGGTCAATGATTGAGTGGCACATAATAAAAATGAGGTCAATTTGAAAGAGGGATATAAAGCATGCACAGTACGGATCTGAAGGGCAGAGTAAGAAGAGGATAAAGTGCAAGGATAAAGGGGCCCAACAGAAAATGAAGACCCCGAGGAGGACAGTTATTGTGAAGGCTCCTTTAAAATTGATTCCCTGGTGGGCTGCATGACCTGGAAGTGTTCTAATCTTCTTGGCATGCATCTGTGCCAACAGGAACATGCAGATGTAAAGGGACACAATAAGAACTACTGATAGCAGGAAAAATATAATATAGAAGCTGACGATGCCTTGACTGTCGTGAAAGTTGATCATGAGGACACCGGTGGAAGTGCACAACACCCAGATCCCTCCAATGACAAAAGCAACTCGCTTCCCTGTCATAATGTTGTGGTATCGCAAAGCGTGGAAAATCGTGATGTATCGGTCGGTTGTAATTGCAGCCAAGTTAAAAATGGAGGCAAGGAAGGAAATGCATATTAATGAGTCAAATACATTGTCCAAATTTAATAAAAAGGCTTGTGTGAACAGATCTTTGTGGTTGTTTACCAGCGATATTGTAAGTGCTTCCCAAGCTTTGGATAGACACAGAAGGATGTCTGAAACTGCCAAACTACAGATGAGGAAGTACATGGGAGAGTGTAGATTCCTGTTCTTCAGTACTGCAATGACCACTAGTAGGTTTTCCAACAAGCTCACTAGCCCCAGGATGAGATACACCTCAGTGGGGATCTCGATTTGAGTGCACTCCTTCGTGGCATTCATGTTGGTTTGGTTGATAGCGTCTGTCACAACCTCTGTCCCATACAGCAGCCAAGGGGAGATGCTGGGATGTGAATGTGGAGAGAGGGTGACATTTGGGGGCGCGGGCAGGATGTCATTTAAGTCCAGTGATGTGCCACATCCTGGCATCGTCATGTCAGGCATCCCAGGCATAATTCAAGGAGAATTACTCTTCAGCAAAGAGTGTGAAAGTCATTTTCTTGATGTGGAAGATTTGTCCTCTCTGCAGTTTTCCATATTGTCAAGAATCTTCCCTCCACCAGGAAATGGAAGCTAAATACCTGAAAAAGAAAAGCACAACAGGATGAAACTCACTCAAATATTTAATTCTGGTCAGATCAAGTTGAGAGTACTCTGAACAATTTGGACCTCAGTATCATAAAAAGGATACAGGAGAATTGGAAGAAGGTTTCAAGGATGATGCCAGAACTGAGAAACAATTAATTAAAGGGAAATTGTCAAGAAGTGACACCTAATATTCATTCCCCAACACCTGAAATGATCTTAGGGGGTAGATGTAGTCTCTACTTGTCAGGGAGTCATAAAGATCATTTATCGTATCTGATTTGAAATCCTGTAGAGAGTTCAAGAGAAACATCTTAGAGAGTGTTGAGAACTTGGACCTTGCTTCCctattcttttcctttttcaaTGAAGGTTTACTCAGTGATTACAGCATCAAATTATTGCAATACTATGCTATTCCACAGTCAATAACTTCCAATTTAAACATAGTCACCTTTATCCAGGATACACTTGAGCCTCCGGTGCCCACTAGTTCTGGAAGGCCCTCAATGATATCGCATGATTGTAAAATATTCCTCCTCCATTCACAGCTATTATAGGAAGTTTCATCAAAGCTCAGTTTTGGAACACATTGGAACAAACTGATCTGaaaacagagacacaagagactgtataGTCTGGAATGTGGTGCAAGCAACATACAAGATACccgaggaactcaacaggtcaggcagcatctgtggaggataacagacagttgacatttcgggtcctGACCTTTCATCTGGACCGAAAGGTTGAAGGGAAAGAGTCCATTCTCCACCTCCTTTTTCTATTGGATTTCATCATTTGCAGCCCTTTGTTGCCTCAACCTGTCATCTCCCCATATTTTAACTCTTCCCTCCTTCATCCGATGACTGCCCACCCCCTCTTTTCCTGACTATCGTCCCTCTATCAGTCAAAAGTTCTCAACCTGAATTGATATCTGCCCATTTCCATCCGCTTTCTCTGCTCAGCTGAGCTGAAATTGCACTTACTGGGGCAGAGGAAAATCCTTTTTCCAGTGACAATACAGGTCAGGGTGGGAGGATTAGCTTCTATCAGCTCTATTCATTGTCCATTGAGTTGCTAAGATTGGAGTGGACTAAATAGTGAGGGGTGAAGGGCACACCCTGATGCTGCTCTTTTGCTGCGGTGTTGTCCATAGATGGCTGACTTCTTCTGGAGATTaaggagaggagtggagttaCTGGAGGTGGGATGGTTTGGAGGGGTTTGTGGGGAGAAATTCTCAAGCTGAGCCCTGTGAATTGTCAAGTGTacaagtacagtgaaatacacagATCTCAACTCAGTGCAGTGCCAAATACCTTTTTCTTAGATTAGGGacacaaactgctcacaatactctgtgcagtttgctcaatgccttattaagcctcagcactacatccttgttctcatattctagtcctctcgaaatgaaggCTTTAActgcaaatgagaaaatctgcagatgctggaaatccaaacaacacacataagatgctggaggaactcagaaggccaggcagcatcaatggaaaagtcaATGTTTCTCCAGGACCCTCcaacaggactagagaaaaaaagtgagatcagagtaagaaagttggggggtgggggggggggaggaaagaaatacaaggtagtatgtgatatgtgaaactgg containing:
- the LOC134347664 gene encoding melanocortin receptor 5-like; its protein translation is MTMPGCGTSLDLNDILPAPPNVTLSPHSHPSISPWLLYGTEVVTDAINQTNMNATKECTQIEIPTEVYLILGLVSLLENLLVVIAVLKNRNLHSPMYFLICSLAVSDILLCLSKAWEALTISLVNNHKDLFTQAFLLNLDNVFDSLICISFLASIFNLAAITTDRYITIFHALRYHNIMTGKRVAFVIGGIWVLCTSTGVLMINFHDSQGIVSFYIIFFLLSVVLIVSLYICMFLLAQMHAKKIRTLPGHAAHQGINFKGAFTITVLLGVFIFCWAPLSLHFILFLLCPSDPYCACFISLFQIDLIFIMCHSIIDPLIYAFRDPELSNTFKKMMFCCYAVSVLTCFICDKNCSVPGRMLATIECYTA